The segment AAAAAAAATCACATAAAGGATGATTTTCAAAACGAATAATGACAGGATCTTGAGCTTTTTTAGAGAGCAAGAGTGCATATATACTTGCCAGCAATTCCCTGTCTTTCATGTTTTTTTGCAAATGTACGATAAAAGTTTGACATCTCTAAGAATTTGTTTTACTTTTGCAAAAAAATGAAGAGGTATATTTTATTTATTTTAACACTTAATTTCGTACTTTTACGTGGTCAATTTTATGTATTTAATGGAAACATTGGAAACATTCCCATTACCATGCACATTCTAAAAACCCCTATAGGCTTCTTTGGAAGTTATTACTACGAAAAGATCAAATTACCAATTATGCTCGTCAGTTGGACAACCCCTCAGGAATCTTCTAAAAAATGGAAACTTTACGCTAAAGTGGGCAATCAAAGTGAAGAATTTGACGGTGTTTTTGATGGCAACATTTTTAGTGGAACTTGGAAAAAAAATGAAAAAAGCCTACCCTTTTCCTTGAAACGAAATACGGCAACGGAACAATTATATAAAACATATCACTCTTATGATAGCGCTAGCTATTATAAATTTTCTTGTAGTGTAGTCTATCCTTTGTCATCTCATCCAAATTTTTCTTTGATTGAAAATTATTTTTTTGAATACAGCATCCCCTCTTTTTTAAAGCAAATTGAAATTAAAAAAGCTGAAAATTTTGCACAACATAAAAGTGATTTTTCAGAATTTGAATCTATAAGTATACCCGAAGATATTACCATGTTTTATCCTATTTATTCATCAACCAACTTTATTGTTTATGCAAAATATGATTACACGAATTTAGGCGGCGCTCGTGGCTACAAGTCCTTTTCGTATAGTACTTTAAGTCTAAAGTTAAATACTATCATTGAAGCTTCCGATATTTTACCGATTGATCATAAAGCTTTGAACCAAAAATTAATCAATGAATTGAAAAAATTTTATGAAGACATTGAAATTGTTGATGATCTGCCCCTTTCAGATGCAACCATCTGCATGACAGATGGCGGTATTATGTTTAATTTTCCTCCTGGCATTTTATCTCTTTATAGCGATTTTTCCATTTATCTTTCAAGAAATGATGCTGAATTGCTTCTTAACAATTTTGCTAAAAATTTATGGACTAACGAATAATGCCACTTAATTTGGGATTGACTAAACTTTAGAACTCATTCAGGTCAAATTACTTTTTTATCGCACGGATTGCTTATCTTTAAAGAAATCAAATTTTGATGTAAGTTTGTAAAAAAATGAAGTTATTTTTTTTCTATATCTGTTTTCTTCCAATTTTTGTTATCGGGCAATTGTATGTATTTAATGGAAACCTTAGTGATAAATCCATTACTATGTATGTTTTGTACACACCCGTAGGCATGTGGGGAAGTTATTATGATGAAGAGAGTAAAATACCTTATCCGCTAATAAATTGGGAAGATTTCTCCTCGTCCAACAATTGGAAACTTTATAAGAAAGAAAACAACATGATATCTGAAGAATTTAACGGTAAATTTGATGGAAAATATTTTAAGGGAACTTGGAAAAAAGGAAATAAAGAGTTATCCTTTAATCTAAAACAAGATCAAAAAACAGAAAAATTATTTGAAACTTTTACTTCTTACGACAAAACCAAATATAACCCTTTTTTTGTGGAAATAGTTTATCCCCTTAATAATCATTCAAGTTACTCTCTTATTGAAAAACACATCTTCGAAGGAAATATTCAAAATTTCACAAAAGAAAAAGTGATAAACCGAAAAAAATACTATGCTAATTTTCAAGATATCTTTGCAAACGAAGCCTTTGATAATCCACCCAGGGATTTTTATATTCTCTACCCTATTTATTTATCTTCTACATTTATTGTTTATGCTGAATATTTTTATGCTTCTCTAGCAATGGAACGAGAAGGATACTCTTTTACAGTCTTAAGCATTAAGAACGATCAACCTATTGAAATTTATGACATTGTTGCAGATGAAGATTTCGAGCTAAAAAAGCTCTTGACTGAACGATTAGCAAAAACTTATTCCTTACAAATCCCTGCTGAAGATCTTTCATGGAGTGAAATTGATTTTTATATGACAGATGGAGGGGTTGTTTTTTGTTTTCCTTCTGGTTTCTTTTATCCTGGCATGTATAGAATCAGTTTAACACGTAAAGAAATTGAACCTTTTCTAAATCAGTTCGCCAAAAAGCACTGGGGTAATTAAATCTAATTTTTTTAAAAGTAAAACCTATGCCCAGCAAAAAAGTTAAAACCAAAGCTTCTGATAAAGAATCAGCCCAAAATCCCATACTCGAGCATGGGCGGATTCCACCCAATGCCATTCAAATCGAACCATTTGTTTTGGGGGCACTTCTGATTGACCCACAAGCTATTAACGCTGTCATTGATTTTCTCCATCCAGACGTTTTTTACAAAGAAAATCATAGAATTATTTATAAATGCATCCAGGACCTTTTTTCTAAAAGCATGCCTATCGACATTTTAACCGTAGCGGAAGAATTAAAAAAACAAGATCTTTTTGAAGAGGCAGGAGGGTCCGCATATTTGATACAACTTTCAAATAGTGTTGTTTCTAGTGCCAATATCGAATACCATGCACGAATTTTAGTCGAAAAATACCTAAAACGAAAACTCATTGAAATTTCGACAGAAATCATTAACGAAGCTCATGAAGAAAGTATTGATGTTTTCGATCTCCTAGATACTGCCGAAAACAAACTTTTCCAAATAAATGAAGAAAACCTGAAACGTAAAGGTGGAGCCATTACCTACATCCTCAGCGATGTTAAGGAAAACATACATCATGCAGCAAAAAGCAACACAACCGTCACAGGAGTTCCTAGTGGCTTTAAGTCTCTCGATCAGTACACTTCTGGTTGGCAACCTTCTGATCTTATCATCATTGCTGCAAGGCCAGGTATGGGAAAAACAGCTTTCGTGCTGACGATGGCACGAAAAATGACTGTCGAATACAAAATACCAACTGCTTTTTTTTCTCTTGAAATGAGTTCTCACCAACTTGTCATGCGACTATTATCATCCGAAACGCGAATACCAACAGATGTTCTAAGAAGAGGACAATTGTCACAACAACAATGGAAAATGCTCAATCGATCCATAGAAACACTATCGTCAGCTCCGTTTTTTATCGACGATACACCATCCCTCTCCATTTTTGAGCTTCGCGCTAAAGCTCGCCGATTCAAACAACAACATGACATTCAGTGTATTATTATTGACTATCTCCAGCTCATGTCAGCAAAAGTAGATAAAAATGCCACACGGGAAATTGAAATTGCAACCATTTCCAGATCTTTAAAAGCTTTAGCTAAGGAACTAAATATTCCTGTGATCGCTCTTTCACAACTTAGCCGCGAAGTAGAAAAAAGAGCTGGAACCAAGCGTCCTCAGTTGTCGGACTTGCGTGAATCAGGATCCATCGAACAGGATGCCGATCTTGTATTATTTATTTATAGACCAGAATACTACTATAAGGAAGGATCGGGTAAACAAGCCATACCAGAGGAACAAAAAAATTACGCCGAAATCATCATAGAAAAACATAGAAATGGACCACAGGGAACTGTCAAACTTAAGTTTATTCCCAATTTTGCTACATTCTACGATGAAACTGATCATGATTATCAACTAGCAATCAATTACCTCAAAGAACTTGAACCAGAAACTACATATACCACCGACTCAATCATTGTTGAATCTCGTATGAATAAAGAAGTTGATGAATATCTATATTCTGGCACGGAAAATGAGGATGAACCTTTTTAAAAACACCTTACCCATGAGACCATACATACTTATCTTAATGTTTTCTATGATAACACAAGTTCAAGCTACGTTTCTTCTCATTCCCATGGATGAAAAACAAAAAAACCATCTAAAAGCTTATGGAATTGCTTATTGGATTTTACAGAACAATTTGGAAGTTGAATGGTTACTCAACTATCGTGGAGGGAGTTTTCTCACAGGTTATTCCAAAACAGTTCAAATCGAATGTCAGTTGCGTGGTGTAACATGTGAAGTTTTGGCAGACGCACAAGTGGCTTCTATAAAGGAATATATTTCACAACCTGATGTAAATATGGATGTTATGAAGTTGGTCAAAGCTCCACGTATTGCTGTATATGCACCCAAATACTATCAACCCTGGGACGATGCTGTCATGCTGGTACTTACATATGCCGAAATTCCTT is part of the Bacteroidales bacterium genome and harbors:
- the dnaB gene encoding replicative DNA helicase is translated as MPSKKVKTKASDKESAQNPILEHGRIPPNAIQIEPFVLGALLIDPQAINAVIDFLHPDVFYKENHRIIYKCIQDLFSKSMPIDILTVAEELKKQDLFEEAGGSAYLIQLSNSVVSSANIEYHARILVEKYLKRKLIEISTEIINEAHEESIDVFDLLDTAENKLFQINEENLKRKGGAITYILSDVKENIHHAAKSNTTVTGVPSGFKSLDQYTSGWQPSDLIIIAARPGMGKTAFVLTMARKMTVEYKIPTAFFSLEMSSHQLVMRLLSSETRIPTDVLRRGQLSQQQWKMLNRSIETLSSAPFFIDDTPSLSIFELRAKARRFKQQHDIQCIIIDYLQLMSAKVDKNATREIEIATISRSLKALAKELNIPVIALSQLSREVEKRAGTKRPQLSDLRESGSIEQDADLVLFIYRPEYYYKEGSGKQAIPEEQKNYAEIIIEKHRNGPQGTVKLKFIPNFATFYDETDHDYQLAINYLKELEPETTYTTDSIIVESRMNKEVDEYLYSGTENEDEPF